CTGTATATCCGGGGCGAACAGTTCAGCGTGTTTCTGTTTCCGGTCAACGAGCAGTTTTTTGTGTTGCTGGCGCTGGACGGGGGGAGCGCTAACCTGGGCCAGGCCCGCGTCTATACTCGCGCCGCCGCCCGCGCCCTAGAAGGCGAGCTGTAATGGCCCCCCGGCTGGAAGAGCTGCGTGCTGTCCCTGGCCTGTCGGTGGCGGCGTTGCTGGGCGCCGACGGTCTGACGCTGGCCACTGTTGGCGAAGGCGCCGAGTTGCTGGCCGCCGAGCTGAGTGGCCTGTCTTCGGCCCTGAACCGACTGGACCGCCGCCTGGGCGTGGGCGAGGTGTCGCGCCTGGCCTTTACCACCGCCAATCTGGAAGTCATCACGCTTAGCCGGGGCGGATACACGCTGGCCGCAGCCCTGATGCGTGGCACCGACACGCAGGCCGCCCAGCAATTGATGGCCCGGTTGATGGAAGATGCCCTGGATCAACTCCCGCCGCAGTTCTCTGACGATCAAGATGCACAAGGAGCAGCCGTATGACCACCCCTGATCTGAGTACCCTGACCGAAGGGCGCGGCATTCGCTCGGCGGCGCTGTTCGGAGCGCAAAGTGAATTGCTGGCCCAGTCCGGGAATCACGAGGACATGGCCTCACTGCTGACCCCGGCCCAGGCCATTGTTCAGACCCTGGAACAGACTCTGGGGACGGGCAGTTGGAATGACCTGTTACTGGATCTGGACAGTGGCCCGGTGTTGCTGACTCCTGGCCCAAGTGGACAGGTGCTGGCGGTGGGCTTTGACGAGTTGTCCAGTCTTGGCCGTGTGCGCCTGAGTGTGGGCCGCGTACTAGACAGCTTGACGAACTGAAGAACGAAAAGAGGAGGGCCAGGGCGGCTGCAATTTTGCCGCCCCAGCCCTCCTCTCTACTCAGTTACTCGTATCCACACCACTGAGCAGGTCTGGCAACGGGTATTCGGCTACTGGTGTACGGGTGCCGCCCAGCGAATACCATTCCTGGCCCAGCATCTGCGCTTCGAACTGCTGGCGCTGCTCCGGGGCCAGGCGGCCCAGGGCGCTGCCGGGTCCCATCTGCGTGCCGTGGGCGGCCAGGGCGGCTTTTTTCTGCTCGGCCCAGGGAGTTACGTTCAGCCGGGCGGCGGCGGTGTGTTCACTGATGCCGTAGCGCTCCGGCTCTAGTGTGCGCTCCGAGTCCATCATGTTCAGGTGGCGGGCGACCTCCGACGAGAAGACGGTGTAGTACAGCCGCTGGGGTCCGCCGTAGGACAGATGCCCGGTAGAGAAGAAGGCTCCCACCGCCGCCCGGTGCATTTGCAGGTGGTCCACATGGCCGTAGCCCCCGTGCGGATCGAAAGTGATCAGGATGTGTGGCTGGTGTTGCGCGATCAGGTCACGCAGTTTGTCCTCAATATCCAGCACATCCACATTCATCAGGGCATTGGCGTCGTCATGACGGGTACGTTCGAAGCGGCCTGAATCGTGGTAGTCCAGGAAAATAGGTGGCTGAATACCCATGATGCGGCAGGCTTCGCGCAGTTCAGCCTCGCGCTGCTGCCCCAGGTCGTCCACGGTCATGCTGGGATCAGTCATTTTGCCTGCCTCGCCCCGTGTGGCGCACACCACCCAGACCTCCGCCCCAGCTTCGGCGTAGGCGGTGAGCGTGCCGGCCACTGAAAAGGCTTCGTCGTCTGGGTGGGCAAAAATGGCCATGATACGGGCCTGGGCATTGTTCTGGGGGGTCCACGGCAAAGCGGTCATGCGGGGCAGTGTAGCCCGCTGCCTGGGGTGGGAATGTTTGAACTGTGTACACTTTTTCTCAAATGCAGCGCCGGATTGGCCGGACCGTGGGTTAGATTTGTGTCATGCCCAAAGTTATAGCCATCACTTCTGAAAAAGGAGGAGTAGGAAAAAGCACCCTGGCCATTCACCTGGCAGGAGCGCTCACCGAGCGCGGCCTGGACGTGGCCCTGATTGATGAAGACGGTCGGGTGGGCAGTTCGCTGCGCTGGCAGGCGCGGGGGCCGGGATTGCCCTTTCCTGTGCTGGACCCGGAAGAGGTCAAACCCAAGAAACTGGCCCGCCTGGACGCCGTAATTGTGGATACGGAAGGTCGTCCCAAACGCAAGGAGCTGACCGAGCTGGCTCAGCGTTCCGATCTGGTATTGGTTCCCAGTGGTATGTCCCCGCTGGAATTGGAGGCGACCCACGAGCTGATGAGCTTTTTGGGTGGTTGGCCTGAAGCGAGTCGCCGCAGCATGGTGGTGCTGACCCGCGTACCCCCCGTCGGTCATGCCGCTGAAACGGCCCGCGAGGATCTGCGCGAACTGGGCATTCGGGTGGCCAATACCGCTGTGCGTCATTA
The sequence above is a segment of the Deinococcus radiophilus genome. Coding sequences within it:
- a CDS encoding roadblock/LC7 domain-containing protein; this encodes MAPRLEELRAVPGLSVAALLGADGLTLATVGEGAELLAAELSGLSSALNRLDRRLGVGEVSRLAFTTANLEVITLSRGGYTLAAALMRGTDTQAAQQLMARLMEDALDQLPPQFSDDQDAQGAAV
- a CDS encoding roadblock/LC7 domain-containing protein — encoded protein: MTTPDLSTLTEGRGIRSAALFGAQSELLAQSGNHEDMASLLTPAQAIVQTLEQTLGTGSWNDLLLDLDSGPVLLTPGPSGQVLAVGFDELSSLGRVRLSVGRVLDSLTN
- a CDS encoding PIG-L deacetylase family protein, which produces MTALPWTPQNNAQARIMAIFAHPDDEAFSVAGTLTAYAEAGAEVWVVCATRGEAGKMTDPSMTVDDLGQQREAELREACRIMGIQPPIFLDYHDSGRFERTRHDDANALMNVDVLDIEDKLRDLIAQHQPHILITFDPHGGYGHVDHLQMHRAAVGAFFSTGHLSYGGPQRLYYTVFSSEVARHLNMMDSERTLEPERYGISEHTAAARLNVTPWAEQKKAALAAHGTQMGPGSALGRLAPEQRQQFEAQMLGQEWYSLGGTRTPVAEYPLPDLLSGVDTSN
- a CDS encoding ParA family protein → MPKVIAITSEKGGVGKSTLAIHLAGALTERGLDVALIDEDGRVGSSLRWQARGPGLPFPVLDPEEVKPKKLARLDAVIVDTEGRPKRKELTELAQRSDLVLVPSGMSPLELEATHELMSFLGGWPEASRRSMVVLTRVPPVGHAAETAREDLRELGIRVANTAVRHYAAYQKAADLGVLCRDVRDDRADVAWTDLLALSREVL